One Misgurnus anguillicaudatus chromosome 5, ASM2758022v2, whole genome shotgun sequence genomic window, aaaactaactttaatcTCAAATAATAGCTTTTCTtctaaaggaaaacaccatttactatgttcttacctcaccttttttcatcttttatcaatgcgtgcacttaatctttgtacagtgcgttgtgaatgtgttagcatttagcctagccccatccaaacagggatgaattcaGAAACCACCAAACAATTCCATGtcttccctatttaaagactgttacatgagtagttacaccagtaagtatggtggcacaaaacaataTGTGGCGATTTTTTTAAACGTATAAAAAAATGTGAGTACATACATATATTGTATGCCGGAGGAGCACTTAGTAAGCAGAACTCAGATGCAGTAATAATGACTGAAGTTTGAGCAAGAGGtagagtagtcaggagtgatgatgttactgcgtgccgaggtcgaagtgctcttccgccaaacaataTAGTTCATAAAAAACCTTCCTTTGCACGAGGAAAACAACTATATtgaataaagatttgtttgtaTGCCACATATGCAGTTCCCATTACTCACAATGATCATGAGATTATTTGAACTGCATTTATTGTGCAGTACAATAGTTTATCATATTATAATGAGCAAGGGGTGGATATGCTTGACATGTACATGTCATGGGATCTGGCCTTTTATTCATTGCACACATATTCCTTTAGAAATACACTTATTGATAAAAGAGTTTCATTTCTCCAGGCTTTTAAAGCACTTCTGATGTGATGAGGTCACAAACTCAACATCAGTAGTGTAGCCATAGGGCGCTCTTTCACCCGTTCAGCCCCATTACTCTACTCAACATCCTCCTCTTTTCTATCAGTATGCACATTATCTCCTCTGGGCTCACTGTCATATTTCTACTCTACAAATTCCTCTCTCCTCTTCTGTGTGCTGCTTCTCTTTTTAACGGTTACACGGTCCCTTAATCTGACCCCCGGGCTGTATCATCCTCTTAACATGTcgacaaaacacacaaacacaacactGTCCCTTTCTGTTTCCTTCATGTTATAACAGACTGGATCTCGCTATCCTGACAGCTTGTTTTAATCTCTCATTAACATCCATCTGCTCACATGTACTGAAACATCTCACTGTGACAAAACACAACCAGAACATCACAGATCGAAtgaacacacagacagaggaTTTATACTGGTAACTGGATACTGGTGGTGAAGAATAGATTGTAAATCTAGAGATCTATGGTAAATATCATGATATTGGTATAATGCACCATGGTAATACCACCATTTTATTGGACATTTTGTTAGTGGTGTTAATAGTAAAAACATAACTTTAGTTTAGGCTTACCTTTTGTAGCAGTTGAGAGCCAGAATATTTGACTGCGATGGATTTGATCTCTCCACCAAATGCTGAAGACCAAAGTTTCACGCtaaaaacaggaaaaagaaATGATTCGAAAATTTGATAGGAAAGAAACATTTCCTGACCTGCAGCTAGCCATACTGTAGGCCTACTATACTTCATCTGAAACATTTCAATTTcatctacatttattttgacCTTATAATATTTTTAGTgttgggaaaagattaatcgcattcaaaataaaagtgatttttttgcataatatgtgtgtgtactgagtgtaattattatgtatatttaaccacacacacatacatgggTCAAAGACGAAAAGGGggtttaaagcataaaaaaaataaaagtgtaaaagagcTTTAAATTTAGTCTTTTTCACATACATTAGAATATGTcttgtttaactttatgtttttctgagcaaaaaataattactaccatacatttttactgGAATTTTACAGAAGACACCAACTAaaatgtcattcagtgtaacaatatttttatgcaaaaaaatattatcagacatttttagaaaaaCTATTATTTGATGACACATTACAAGACTCTATTTATAGATCACAGTGCAGACACCAAATACTAactatttgtcattttaaagcattttacttCGCCAATATCCTTTAAACCATTAGGTTTTACCCATTTGTCAGCAAGAAGTTTTTGTAAGGAAGTGAAAATCAATTAAaatcaaaaaaattttttgtaggatcacacattattttacatattttaataagtaCAGCTCAGAATAAgtatattgtttcatttctacataaatatatctgttacaccgaatgacaatggtttgttacactgaatgtcatttttgacaaaaatagtgTCATTGTTTCCATTATTGCAGTGTTTTGAATATTATGTATCATTTTATTCCTAAACAAATCACAGAAGTAGATGCTGAAATGAataatcattttatttcacaatGTATATCATATTCGTAAAAATTAACTGAACAGGTGGTAATACTGTATAATAAGATCCAGAACTGCCCTTATACATTTAGCTTCTGCCCTGTGTTTTCTTTGATTTTCCCGCCATTGCTTTCGCCTCTTCTCAGCTGCAGCATCTGATAAATTCCTGATTGACGGGTGATCAGGATTTGCAGCATGGTTGCTGAAATACAGATTCCATGTAATTATTGACATAAAAcgtgttattaattaaaaatactttcTGTTTGGCAACATAAATGACATGTTATCAGGATTTGTATTATGGGCGGAGAATCAGTGGCctctcttaaagggatatttcacccaaaaatgaaaattctgtcatcatttactcactttcgtgttgtttcaaacccgcataaatggaaggaagatattttgagaaatgttggtAACCAAACCTTTTGTGGACCCCATACTATGAtactaaaaataatactatggaagtaaatggggtccacgaacggtttggttacaaacattactcaaaatatcttcctttgtgtttatcagaacaaaaaaaaatttgtttgtgggcatcttaaagaaatcagtaccaaaacgacaaaaatgcattaaaacattaatattgataaagtttgatatattttttttgtgctaAACATCCCTCATTTATctgaaatagaaataaaatgctaaaaatgttaTCTAAACAGTGACACTGTCATTCAGTGTTATGtatgacactgtggtgtaaCATACAATTTgcattacaccgaatgacaaaacATTACCCTGAATGACGAAACTTTTACTTAAGCTAATATTAGTAGTTAACAACTAGATACCTATATCAAACAGTGAACTTGACCAGAAAGGTTTATCATCATTATTCACAACATctacttttttttcaaataatctaacaataaaagtgtttttttgcatttcactgaatgacagTCGGTTTTGTAACTCAAGATACCACACTATGAAAAGGTGAAATTATCAAATATTTAAGAGCAATAAACTTACCTTGCTGAATCACCACATGGTCTTCAGGGGGCCTTTTGATGATGTCACAGACTGCTTGATgagtattgtttgtttatttaatttcaaaatggctTCCTGATCCCATTACACTGAATGACCTCTGACAAACTGCATATTCGGGACAAAAGTCCCCTAGTTGTTTCAATATTTaacgaaaaaaataacacatagtcctattaatataaaacagccaACACTTATGTGAACATGCCAAGgaagcaaatattttttttaacatggtattttatacgtttatttaaaaatgtattagtaaaatCATAGTCCGGACCATTACGCTGAATGACGATTTTACACTTTGGAGCATTATTAAACTCATATTTGGtcattgtattttcacaaaagttatttgaaacataaaagtagacattttacttgcattttatatgtttttttgtatgtaaaatcacttttgtaaattatatttgatGCGGACACCAAAATGGTGACGTCTCGTCTTTGACCCACATATAgtcatttcagattttttacatttatatatactttttaaatttatatataatatagaatatataaaaatagaaatatatatatatatatatatatatatatatatatatatatatatatatatatatatatatatatatatatatatatatatatatatatatatatatatatatatatatatatatacatgtaaatgttacacacagcacacactcatatattatgcaaaaatatatatatatatcacaaaATAGGGATATTCAAACTGCAGAACCTTAATGTGAtttaaacagagaaaaaaacatgaaagtgttaacaacaaaaattagtaaatgcattaactaacagcATTAGTTAATACAGTTATCCATGTTAGTCTATggtgcattaattaatgttaacagttacaatgcttgattttataaatgtataagtaaatgctaaaatgaacataaacaaagatgaataaatgctgtggaagtattgttcatttattagctaatgcattaactgaTGTAAACAAATACAAGTACTgtaccttattgtaaagtgttactcaAAAGTCTTTCTGTCAGCAATAGCACAAAATCATTACGATTTATCATAGGCCAATATAAAATGCAGAGCTTTCAATGAACAGTAAAATAAACTCACATTGCCGGTGGAATATCTCCAGAGACTCGTGATGTGTTGTGTGTAATCCACAGAAGGAGGAGAAATGAATAATGTAAATCATACTTCATGTTTATAATGATGAAGAGATGCAGCTTCTGTCCATAAACTCATGTGCAGTTTAATTTATATGAGACGCTGGTGCTTGTTTAAATACTCCAGTTATACTGCATCACACAAGGTAAGCTGTCTTCTCTTTCatcccctctctctctctctctctctctctctctctctctctctctctctctctctctctctctctctctctcctcatgTGGATGCTGCTGTTATCTGCTGTGAAATGATGGTTAAGAGAAGCAGCAGCAGCTCTGCATCTCCCAGCGAGAACATGTCCAGATTATATTTCACAACAAAACGTCAATCTTGATGTCTCACAGCTCCATGTCTTCATTGGTTTTTAATAGGCTTCATTTTATGCAAAAGGTTTTTTGTCTCATTGATTTTGCTGTGAAATGTAGGCCCTTGTTTAACAAAATGACTACTGGGTATATATAACACCTGAAAAACACTTTAGGGTTACAGTTTTTAAAAGTGTTATATGAACAATTACATCTTCTTGAGTGTCAATAtgccattattatttttattttttttaaattccaaGCCCCAGAGAGAAAGTGCTTTATTTGAGGCCAAAACATGTTTTTCCACAACTCAAAATCTAATGATACATACATAACTATCAAATATATGATTTAAATGgcaaagaaacaaaattgtgaATAAAAAttatcaaatatataataaGCATATATAACAAAATTCTGCCACTGGTGTTATCGTTTACcaaaaatcttttattttgtaaataataatCACGCTGATGACATCATTTAACTTCATTCTTCCCATTTCTTGAAGATAAAGAAATGCCCATGCTAAGTCCACTGTCCCATTTCATTTATCAGAAATGTTCACTTTTACCGTGTGGTTTTATATGAAGCTTTTAGTTTAAGTGTGACCTACTTTATTGTaagcaattgtaaaaaaaaaaaactagaaaacaaatGGATTAAACTACTTAATTTAGTAGAATAACTTAGTATTTAGTAAAGAGTATTTTATGATTGACAACATGTAGTTTAATACCTTGCAGCAGCCATTttgtaaaatgcatttttttcatgaaaaacACCGGTGTTAccgtcactggtgttaccttccTAACACAATGAAAATAAAGGCACAAAAAAGATAATAACTCATTAAGCTGTAATTTATGTGAATTCATAAAGTCAAAGGGTAATCTAATAATGTGGATTAAGTTAAAATGTTGGAAAAATAAGTACATTTGAAGACATCATGCCATGCCAAAAATTGACATTTCTGTATAATGACCCTACTGTGGTATTACCATTTGATAAAGTATCTTGAAATAGTGTAAGACCTAGAAAGACCAAAGACAGAAAGTGCAAGTTTAGCAAATCCAAAGATTAATTATTTATAGCTTAGAAAATAGTTTGGCAGAATTTTGAGGTTGATCAGTTTCTCTGTCCTTTAGGCCTAAAATGTGTCCTTGTATAGATAGATTTTCAACATGGCAGGTAAATGTATTATTCTGATGCAAATCAGGTTGTAGCCAATGATATTAATACAAACATGCTAAAGATAAAACCTCATTGTCAACAAGCAACAGTACATatttattaaacttaaaatagCACCAATAAAGTACTAAAGAATAAATACAACACCTTTTTTTGAGTGGCATTCAAacatcatttatttgtgtttacatTAATGTTCCTGAAAAGGTATTCAAATGCTTCAGAATATATAAGTGACCCTGGATCACAAAACCAGTCGTAAGggtaacttttttaaattaagatttatacataattGGTAAGCTGAATGAATAAGATTTCCATTCCATTGatatatggtttgttaggataggacaataattggctgagatacaacaatttgaaaatctggagtttgtgcaaaaaattaaaaattatttgataaacGGATGTAAAGATCAAAGTCCAAAAGGAGTCCTAGCAACACACATCACAAAtgaaaaggtttattttagcgCTCTCTACTGGCTTACTGCTGAAATGACCTTGTGGACTGAAAAGGGGAAGTTGTAAGCTTTTACATAAACCAAACGTGAATGGGAAATCCCAAAGGAACATGTTAGCAAAGCTAAGTTTGCAGATGAGTTTCTGGCCAATTTTATCACAATTTTGCttcatccactcacaaaaataaagttttgatatatttacagtaggaaatttaccaaatatcttcatggaacatgatctttacatataCTTGTGATTTTtagcataaaagaaaaatcaataattttaatGATAACTATAACAAACTATAACAtaactaaacaaaaatatatatgtcaattaaaagaatattGTTGAGCTATGTTCAGCAAGCATTAAAGTTCTGTCCTAAACTTGACAGTGGTGTTCTTCATCTTTTGTTTGTAGACCTCatcaaactcttcattttgtgCCACAGTAAAGTGAGTTTTCCAGTCTCCAACTTTACCTTTTGAACACAAACAAAGAGAAGTGAATCAGCTGAAAGGCACAACCCTCTGTTACAGTCAGACAAATGTAGATGATGTTTTCTAACCTTTCCTCATGAAGGGTGAGATCTTGAAGTCCATGACTGGGATTGTAGAATAATTGGTCATCTTGTTGTTTTTCATGGCATCAAAATGAActccttttgttattttttctctttcatcagCTGAAGTTGCTAATCCCAGAAAAGAGCACAAACGTTCCACCTCACGTCCTGTGTCCTGAGGAAATAATTCAACAAATTGCCCTTTAGACACAGAGTCTGgaaaagtaaaatatattaCCATATGAAAGAAACATACTTCAACCAAATCCTCATAGAACAAGTACAGTAAGTTAGAATATGTCTGTTTCTTTTCCCACCATCCGCTGACATGGTCATACCACGGACCAAACACTTCTGTGGAGTTAATGCAGATGTTTAAACAATTTCTCTGtgactttttaaaatgaaagaaaatatcctagtaaaaaaaaagtaattcagaaagcatcttaacccttaaaaaggtcttaaggTCCAAAAATGTTAAGAGTATTCAACGAGGacttttaaaggcagggtatctaaTTTTGAAAATGCTAACAGTAgccgactagcaatgaaatcacgctcccaccctccattcaaatcgccatccaaagtcacgcctcttattcagaacacatgaacacgcacagatcagacgcccacatctcatgtctcactcaccagtgagaaaacattgcagcacaaagtgaataacattaccaaaataaccaacataccaaaataaacagtgcaacgaccctttcagaccctttgcctcctgcagctgtttgcatctcgtggtaaagcagtaaagttaccgatgttaatttaggtttttgctctttgctgatcaaGACAGTTTTTGCTGCTGTTGTTATAAAAcatgtctttcgttttgtggctcctgtgcaggttgttaattcagcaggaaagtttgccattctccctctgttttAGATGGGAGGTGAGCGCAcatgaacgcgccgatgacgtatggtgtctgtgtgaacagGCTGTgcggtggcattcaaattatgctTACGGATGAGgaacaaaaaaggcaacgtccgttcggaccaaGATCTATGATTTGTTCAACATTTTTTGCTCCTACGtgtttcacagatgacatacatttctacaaatatatttaaacaacttaatatAGCTAAAAATTTAAAGTGtaggatctgttctttcattttaaggGAAAACGGCAAcatgtatacatgtatattactttttttatgCATGACAGGGTTTTAACCAAATTTTCTATTGACAGAGAGGTACTGCAGTAGATTGACTTAGAATGTCCCATTTTACAGTCATGATGAGTGAATAATGTAGAAAAACTCCACACTAGTATTAATTAAGGTTAGCAAGGCCCCACAAAATTATGCTGTTTACAAAGCGGTGGCACTTATGATTCTAATGAATTAAAGAAATCAGAATAAATGCAGTCACAACCTTTTCTATTGTGCAAATTTTGTAAACAacttaattaaacattttttgtaaacaaactGACAACTAAACCATGTAAACAATCCTTCTTAAATgcaaccttaaagggacacttcacccatttgcattaaggtTTGTATAATTAGAatcccagtcatgtttttgaatggtcgtgtatcatttcctcagttgccaccgagacaggagaaatacagatttcagtgttgcacttccttctttcattgatgtaaaaatcatcattttgcattattgaaagcaggaagtccaatgtctttgttgagggagtgagactacaaacatcccttttctcggtcaaataggcaccaaattcgaaatgtatgtaacattttgactacaaaaaTGACAccctttcaataaagattaatgtttctatgggtgaaatgctcctttaactcACTCTGGAACAAGTTCACACAAgtagttaaatattttttgctaaGGTTTGCTGCATATGGTGGTGTGTTTTTGATGACAGCTTTCCTAAAAGTATATTCTATTCCCAAAATAAGAAATATCCCAGCACATTGCCTTGTTTATAGTATTGCAATGTACCACATTGAATTGTATAACAACCCTTGTATCGGATACGTTTCACCAGATTCTTGCCGATACACAACCCTAATCTTTTCAGGCCTTCTATCTGGCCTCTCTCCTTTACCTGGTAACCAGGTTCTTATGTCCTGATCTGTGCATAAACATCTTCACAACAGGACAGAAACAAATACTTATGGCATAGTGGGCATTCGTTCCCCCAAGTGTCATTTCATGATGCAGCGTTGAGTTCCCTTAAAAGGGAACATCTCAGTTACAAGTGTAACCTCTGTTCCCTGAGATAGGTTCACTTTCTAAAAGCTGAAATGCACTACTTTTTACACCTCCCTTTTATACCTTCTGGTATCCGTGGCACTTGTGACGTCATCACTCCCTGCCTATAAGACAGGCTAGTTTGACAGTTATTCAGATGCGCGAAAGTTGTGGCTTTCTTCCCTTTTCATGATGCAGTGTCTTGTTCCCTATCTCAGGGGACAGAGGTTACAGTTGTAACCGAGACATTTATAcaccattaactaacatgaataactctACTAGCATTAACAAACATTTACAAAGATTAGTAAATTATGTAAAACTATACTGATtgttgttagttcatgttagctaatgcatttactattgTTAACAAATATAACCTTATTGTAAGGTATTAACAAAACAGCTAGCTAACGTAGTGAAACAGCTAGCTAGCGTAGTGAAACAGACAGCGATCTTTCTGCCTCCAACTAAACTCCACCTACAAAAAAACGTCACAATGTTTAATAATTGAAAAAGGGTCTATTGTACCGACCAATTTGATTCAATTGCAATTTACTTTAACAATTGTTTAACTTACTTTTTCCTTCCATAAATTTCTGTAAAAAGTTGTTCCAGTCTCCCGGTTCAGGCTCTCCCTTGTTCATTCGATCAAAATGAAAATAGGAAACTGCATTGTCCTTCGCATTACGAGCTACATACACAACCTGGAATTAATGACAAAAAATTACGACATATGATGATATAGGACGATTCATACACACAATCATGAATTCACACAATAACACAACTTATACTGAACACCTCTGTTTGtgcactgtttattttagtGTCACCTTCAATTGATAAAATAAGGTTGCATGCAGTGTAATAAAcagtataaaataatgtatagtATGTTTATATGTTACTAAACATCAAATCATgccaattaaatgtttttaaaacaatcaaTGTTTTGCACTGTTAAATTTCATTTGCAGTTAGGTTCAAGCtacattttaaaagtattttatcacaacaaaatatttaacattttaccacaacaaaattttaaaaaatacataactTAAGCATTTTGTTGGATTACCAAATGTTACCAGTACCTAAAATACAACACTTTGAAATTGTCAAAATACCTCTCTGGTAGGTTTTCTTTCAGTAGAATTGAAATGTCAATATAGCATAACTGAACAGACCAATCAGCAATGTTGTTTATGAAAGCCTACACATTTTGATAAAATGGTAGTGTAATGttttatagtttttaaaatttgtaaGAACTAAGCAAACTTAAAAAGACACTGACTCTTTTATATGCAAAAACATTAAAGGAGCCGTGAATCAAATACTCAATTTTCACTtgataagaggtcatcatagttaaatgaacatcctgcaagtttcagaactgaaaacgtccatgctactgaaatataactgtttttggcaccaagccagtattACAGCCAGGTGAGGAATTCGGAGAAATATGACGTCAGAGTAGAATTGAAGCACCTCCCCAAGCCCAacgaccacttttgtagccccgcgcACAGGTTCGCGTGACACACGTGAATACGTCTAAACacgtatgtttgactgttttaatttactaaaaacattaaacgattaataaaggtacaacacttaacaatacgactgtaatataatggtagaaatatacaaagttagtgataaggaagAACTTGCCAGTccaatttagattctgatgcccgcttactgtgttgtacaCAGACTTTTAGGCAAGTTGTGTTTGAAAGGTctaacactcaacaaagcttttttatcatataactgtggtatgtaatgttacgtgtatgtaagagcaaccttacaagcacaatagaaatatacaaagttattgataaagACTTACCAGCAGctgtttagattctgatgcgcgctTACTGCGTTGTATagggtaatttagtcacgtcgagtttaaagttttgtttctactttactatacgtattgtcatttatgtgtatcatctttagcaccaagaatcttttgtggctcaaacatatatgtgttcggctgctatttttacacattgtttttaaaacatttccccactTGTAATGACGGgaaatgaagctgtccaatcatagcagtgggcgtttacgtccaggtcttcaatgcgccccttcaaacgaaccatttctccagagagccactgatccatgttacaaaatagcctattacttattgcttttgatgtttttgaatgtaaaaaccatgcaaacatcataagtagacctcagacaacagtataaatcAATGAaatcgacaaattcatggcccctttaaattatCTTAAGTAGTGTTTctctcttaaagggacaataagtaggattttcccccatctagtggtgaaattgtattttgcatttaaactaatagtgctctctagcaccttgcttttccaaatgcgtgttgcaactacggtagccgttatgtaatcactgatctccttgtccgtttcagctggttcacgtgttctgaatgaaaacgcgttgtggaaacgtaGTCTactgctttttgtccctctctgctattatagtttatcaatatggcAGAACGACATGGATGCCTCCTCGGACTTAcctgttcaatgtaagtaaagaaaagaaattctaaagcactattcggacgggattacttttccaaacaacgtttgagtttcaacgtgtcccccaggacatctgtgattttatgtaccgattcggacaggattaaaatgatgcaggctattccagagatgggagtgtctgtttcatgcatttgggcgttgcagaagagcacgtgctctggatacgcgtgtttgtaatgtttaatattttgctttaaatgtaaaattatgacagaacatgtaatttattcattttattttaacaaatcaaaataaaatatacaaatcctactaaagtaacgttagcctaagtgttttatataactgtctgcttataataaacccaacgaaatgaagaaataatgattaataacgatttattatctttattaattaacattaccattctggagttgaacaactttgaacagagtttcttataacgttaatgatattacagtggccagtcttaacagtgtatgatattcagctcgtcttgatttaattattttatttagctgaatgcgaaaaaacattcatatctgaatCAGGGCCATGCACAGACCTTTTGAGGGGCATGTGCTGAAACTGAAAAAGGGCACCCCCTCCAAATAAATAGCACATAATAATCGTcttaaaaactttatatttatttactattaatgattgaaaattccctattaatgaatgaaaaatgacattttatgataGCTTGGCATTATTAGGATATCTGGCCTTCTAAGTTGGCTTTAACAATTTCCCTCCTGGGTGTTTGTCTGTATTAGGCCTATTTGTAGTCATGTGTTTGTGAACTGCTCTTGTGTACTCCCTCTTATTTAATTGTGTAAtatattaattttctttttttcctctGCTTTGCATACATacagttaaataaaaatatgtttgaggAAAAAAGCTATTCTTTTTGGTTTTATGAGccaatttttattatttggttaacatgtttatgtatgtCATATCCAACATGTATCTGCCTACCTGGCAAAAACTGTGCTGAGGACCAGGAATGTTGGTCTCTTGAAGGTGCACTTAGGTTGGTTGTTCTCTCTCGTGAACTACACTTTCCTTAAAATAAGCCAGCAATgaaaatttataaaaattttGTCTAGTCATTCAGGGCTAACTTTTTGGTGATTTGGAGCACTGTAGCCCCTGAAAGAAAATGTTAGAAGCTCAAGCAGAACATTTTGAGCACATCTTAAATCAGCCtacaattattcacattttcccaaaataactgcattactgaaaaatactaaacAGACTTAACTTTGTGCAGTTGATTTCAGAATAAAAAGTTATGAACTAAAAAA contains:
- the LOC129414912 gene encoding cytosolic sulfotransferase 3; the encoded protein is METPDMSSLMLSRPELIDFEGISMTHFFTDNWENVKNFQARPDDILIATYPKAGTTWVSYILDLLYFGNDAPDRQTSQPIYMRVPFLESCFQVIPTGTELADNMKTSPRLIKTHLPVQLVPKSFWEQNSKVVYVARNAKDNAVSYFHFDRMNKGEPEPGDWNNFLQKFMEGKKVFGPWYDHVSGWWEKKQTYSNLLYLFYEDLVEDTGREVERLCSFLGLATSADEREKITKGVHFDAMKNNKMTNYSTIPVMDFKISPFMRKGKVGDWKTHFTVAQNEEFDEVYKQKMKNTTVKFRTEL